CCTCCTGTTTCATCGAGGTGGCCTGCTGAATGCTCTCGATGGCGGATTTCAGGTCGGCAATGGCCTCGGACACCTGCCCGTTCAGGCTCTGCACCTGCGGATGGCTGGCGCCCAGCGACTGCTTCACGCGATTGCGCTCAAGTATCAATTCGTACAAGCGCAACTGCATCTCGCGCACGACGGTCTGTTCCGTCTCGATGGCCAGCAACGACACGTACTTGGTATCGAGGTCCTGCCCCTCGAGCACACGCGCCAATTCCTCCAACTGTTTCAGAAGACGTGCGTTTTTCGTGTATTCCTCGTTGAGCAAATCAATCTCGGTTTCTATCTGGCCGACGTCCTGCTTCTGTCGGACCTCCAGCATCTCCTTTTCCGCCATATCCAGCGCTTCGCGGGTCTGCCGCCGTTTCTGCTCGAAGAAGCCGCTGCTCTCCGGCGTCCGGAACACCTCGATGTGGCGCGCGCGGAAGGCCGCAACCACGCTCTGCAGCACCTCCTGGGCAAGGCCGGACGCGCCAAGACGGCACCGGATTTCAAGCACGTAGGAATCGCGAACGGGTTCGACGATCAGCGCGTTGTCCAGCTGCTGCATGGCCAGTTCGATCTTGTCCGGCTTTTTCTTGATTTGCAGCACGTCGAGCAACGTCGCCACGAATGCCCGTGTCGCAAGAAACGGCGTGCGCAGCGGGCCGCTGCCATACGGGAACTCGGAGTTTTCGTCCAGTTTCATGTCGCGCACGACTTGCTCGAGCAAGTCGCGGCTGTGGACCAGCTCGATTTCGGAGTTCAGGTCCTCAACCGTCAACGAGATCATCGTCATGTCCTGGCCGGTCGAAGTCACGGTCGGGTCGGTCTGAGACACTTCACGGCCCCGGACCAGCCGCACCTTGGCCATAGACTCGAATGTCGGCGGCCACAGGTAGTTCCCCACGAAGACCACCGCGAAGATGAGGATGGGGAGAAACAGGATCAGCTTGATCCGTTTGAATACGACGGTCAGTACGTCGCGCACAAAGAATTGCCGTTGGTCCATGGCGTAGGTTCCTCTATGTTCCTTCCGGCGGCGTCGCGGCGACGCGCGGCGGCTCTCCTTCCTGGTTCCCGGGCCGGGCCCTTACGGATTCAGGATATCCGCAATTCCCGTTATGCCCGTGCTGAAGTTGATGTTCTTGCTCTTCGAATCCACTTCCTGTTCGTTGAGGTAGTACTGCGCGTTAATGCCCATGCTGTTGTCGAAGGGCACCATCTCCTCGATGTACTGCTCGACGAACAGATTCAGCCTCGAAATGGTCTTCTTCGGCACGTACACCGTGTCAAAGGGGCGCAAGAGAATATCGTTGTCCGTGTGGCCGCGCGTCAGAGCCACGCGAAGGTTGGTGTTAAAGACGTAGGGCTTCCCGTTGGGGTTGCGCCGCAGCACAATCACGTTGTTCAGCCGCGACGTGTCCTTCAAACCGTTGGCCATCAGGACGGCCTGCAGCGCGCTCGGCGCGCCCTCGAGCGGGTACACGCCCGGCTGGTTGACTTCGCCGCCCACGTAGATGCGGCCGCCTGTCGCCTTCAGCACGTCCGCGCTGATCTCGACGGGGTTGTGAATCAGGCCCTCGCACTGCTGCTGCAGCGTGTGCACCAGTTCATCCAAGCTGTAACCGGCGGCTTGCACGTCGCCCAGGCGCGCAACGGAAATCCTACCGTCGGGCCGCAGTTGAACGGCCCCGCTCATGCCGCTCAGGACGCTCGTGTCCACCGCGGGGAATATGATGAGGCTCGCAATCGGCCGGTTCTGCAACGCCTTGGCGGTTTCCGTCTCGATGAGTTCCGTCGCTTCACTAACCGTCAACCCCGCGATGCGCATGTCCTGTTCGACGCCCGGAAGACTGATTGCGCCATCCGGCCGGACGATCACGTCGCGGCTCATGTCCCCGTAGCGGTCCAGGTTCACGAAGTCGACATTGACCGTAACGCGAGGCTCTCCTTCAATGAGCCCCGACGCGGCGTAGACCTGCTTCAGCTCGTCGCGCAGTCCGAGGGGCGTAAGCCCACGCGCCTGCACGTCGCCGACTTCCGGCGCGGTGATCATCCCGTCCGGGCGCACGGTGCGCGTGACGTTCAACTGCCAGTTATCGAGGAAGGAAATGCCAATCACATCGCCCACCTCGAGCTTGTATTCGCCCGGCTCGACGGGCCGCGGCCCCAACCGCACTTCCATGCTGTCGCCGACCTCGATGCGGTAGTCCCAGGGCACTTCATTTGTCCGCATGCTGCGTATGGCGAAATCGAGATTGACCACGTCGCCGACCTGCAGATAATAGGGCTGGTCGAGCCCGCACATGGCGTCGATTTCCTCCGGTGTTACAGGCCGGTTTTCGCCCTTCTCGCCGACCATGATGATCCCGTCGCCGGCGCGCCCCGAAGTGGCGCACCCCGCTCCCAGGAGCATCAGTACGGCTAGAGCAAAGACCAAGCAGGCGCACTGATACTGTGATTTCATAAAGAACAGCCTCCGTGATGGGTCCGTCGCTGTCTTGCGAACCATGCGTCAATTCCATCCTTCCGCGTACAATCCCGGCCTCCCTTCGGCAGACCGGGCCAACTCAAGCGATCAAGGATTCCCCCGCGACTTCAGCGTCAGCGGCGAATCCATTTCTCCCGACGTGATCTCCAGGTTCTCCACATTCGCGGCGTCTATGGCCGGGTACGGCTGCTCCGGAACGGTCAG
This sequence is a window from Candidatus Hydrogenedentota bacterium. Protein-coding genes within it:
- a CDS encoding polysaccharide biosynthesis/export family protein, which translates into the protein MKSQYQCACLVFALAVLMLLGAGCATSGRAGDGIIMVGEKGENRPVTPEEIDAMCGLDQPYYLQVGDVVNLDFAIRSMRTNEVPWDYRIEVGDSMEVRLGPRPVEPGEYKLEVGDVIGISFLDNWQLNVTRTVRPDGMITAPEVGDVQARGLTPLGLRDELKQVYAASGLIEGEPRVTVNVDFVNLDRYGDMSRDVIVRPDGAISLPGVEQDMRIAGLTVSEATELIETETAKALQNRPIASLIIFPAVDTSVLSGMSGAVQLRPDGRISVARLGDVQAAGYSLDELVHTLQQQCEGLIHNPVEISADVLKATGGRIYVGGEVNQPGVYPLEGAPSALQAVLMANGLKDTSRLNNVIVLRRNPNGKPYVFNTNLRVALTRGHTDNDILLRPFDTVYVPKKTISRLNLFVEQYIEEMVPFDNSMGINAQYYLNEQEVDSKSKNINFSTGITGIADILNP